From one Dermacentor andersoni chromosome 1, qqDerAnde1_hic_scaffold, whole genome shotgun sequence genomic stretch:
- the LOC126544202 gene encoding uncharacterized protein produces the protein MDSRLAHLIEAKQSIKARWQKRRTNRSLRKKIAELNRQIEVHCRVLCTQQWNEACNEADAQMHKGKTWNMLRHLLDETTTKGHQHNNLARILHKAICEHGEDEVKGRLDAKYLPTTPTERHPDYQGNENETLDRDIQTWEVRVALQDLNGRSAAGPDRVTNRALKNLNEAAIETLTNFYNKCWQEGRLPKQWNAAKTILIPKPGKPPNIENFRPISLTSCVGNVLKHVLMNRWQRYLEESELYPNSIIGFRKKLGTQDAMILLKNEIIDDTTGTKDNRAILGLDLQSAFDKVRHSAILAQVSRLNMGRRTYQYIKDFLTERTTEICAGDLQLEEKKLGSVGTPQGSVISPLLFNLVMIGVANRLDRVAEVRHNIYADDVTLWVPGGSDGHIETTLQEAVNAIEEQLGGSGLVCSPAKSELLVIPPTGAGRKRKNMEVEYERPKITVKTAGGQVIPEVEKIRVLGLLIQRNRVNGEMVNKLAAKAAAAMRLIKRVSNRRAGMKEESLTRLVQSFAVSHITYVAAFHNWRPSERNKIDATIRKAYKAALGLLGSTSTEKFMALGVHNTLDEIAEAQRTAQLERLSETRTGRKILRDLGLEPREGEQQKDVPIPDSINRKLRVCPIPRNVNPEHNKERRLARARALVDFHAREGAIYVDAAEYRGSSDAYAVVAVGASTGATKTAASVRTREAHRAEEVAIALAVSDPGCTTVLCDSRTAVKNYAKGRVCSEAARILHKAEDIGRTSAVVIKWFPAHMGSDVSERGNVNHNETANSAARGLTNRAAASTADSECWSRCSAKDKMTTFNEIVKWYRLNRQTMPPPHPGLTRKEAVLYRQLQTGSLLTPVLAKHVCPSVYASDVCRLCAKERATAAHILWDCSINPREASEKTTIPPQLEAATRRYDQDTQLKAVQQVSAALERQRPRETEEKGGSTPRKGAAALSDPRK, from the coding sequence ATGGACAGTCGGCTGGCCCACCTGATAGAAGCCAAGCAGTCCATAAAGGCGAGGTGGCAGAAGCGACGAACCAACCGAAGTCTAAGGAAGAAGATCGCCGAGCTCAACAGGCAGATCGAGGTCCACTGCAGGGTGCTATGCACCCAACAGTGGAACGAGGCCTGCAACGAAGCCGACGCACAGATGCACAAGGGCAAGACGTGGAACATGCTGCGGCACCTCCTCGACGAAACCACGACCAAGggccaccaacacaataacctgGCCAGAATCCTACACAAGGCAATCTGTGAACACGGGGAGGACGAGGTCAAGGGGCGCTTGGACGCCAAGTACCTACCGACCACACCCACGGAAAGACACCCGGATTACCAAGGCAACGAGAACGAGACGCTAGATCGAGACATCCAGACATGGGAAGTCAGAGTTGCCCTGCAGGATCTCAATGGCAGGTCCGCCGCGGGTCCCGATCGAGTGAccaacagagcgctcaagaacctcaacgaagcggccatcgaaacgctcacgaacttctacaacaagtgctggcaagaaggaaggctgCCCAAGCAATGGAACGCAGCCAAGACGATCCTCATCCCCAAGCCTGGCAAGCCGCCCAACATAGAGAACTTCAGGCCGATCTCGCTCACTTCTTGCGTGGGAAATGTCCTCAAGCACGttctcatgaacaggtggcagcgttacctggaagaatcggagctttacccaaattccatcatcgggtttcggaagaagctcgggacgcaagacgccatgatcttactgaagaacgagatcatcgacgatacgacgggcaccaaggacaacagagccatactcgggctggacttgcagagcgccttcgataaagtgaggcactcggctatcctggcccaagtatccagactaaacatgggcagaaggacataccagtacatcaaagacttcctgacggaacggaccaccgaaatctgcgcgggagacctgcagctcgaagagaagaagctgggaagcgtcggaactccgcagggctcggtgatctccccgctactcttcaacctcgtgatgatcggggtggccaaccggCTAGATAGAGTAGCGGAAGTCCGACACaacatctacgccgacgacgttacgctatgggtaccgggaggaagcgacggacacatcgagacaacgctgcaagaagcggtcaacgccatcgaggagcagctgggcgggtcgggactcgtttgctctccggccaagtcagaactgctggtgattccaccgacaggagcgggcaggaaaagaaagaatatggaagtcGAGTACGAGCGGCCCAAGATCACGGTCAAGACAGcgggaggacaagtaataccggaggtcgagaagattcgagtgctcgggctgctcatccagcgaaaccgagtcaaTGGTGAAATGGTCAACAAGCTCGCGgccaaagcggccgcggcaatgagactcatcaagagagtgtccaacagaagagcggggatgaaggaggagagcctgactaggctcgttcaatccttcgcagttagccacataacgtacgtggccgctttccacaactggaggccgagcgaacgtaacaagatagacgccaccatacgcaaggcgtataaggcggcactcggcctcctcgggagcacgagcaccgaaaaattcatggcgctgggagtccacaacacgctggacgaaatagccgaagcacagagaacggcgcaactcgagcgtctctctgaaacaagaaccggaagaaagatactgcgggatcttggcctcgagccgagggaaggcgagcagcagaaagacgtacctataccggatagcatcaacagaaagctcagggtctgcccgatcccgaggaacgtgaaccccgagcacaacaaggagcggaggttggcgagggccagggctctcgtggacttCCACGCCAGAGAAGGCgccatctacgtggacgcggcggagtaccgagggagcagcgacgcatacgcggtggtggctgtcggggcatcgacgggtgcaacgaagaccgcggcgagcgtccggactcgagaggcgcaccgggcggaggaggtggccatcgccttggccgtctccgaccccggatgcactacagtgttgtgtgactctagaacggcagtgaagaactacgccaagggtagggtatgtagtgaggctgcgcgcatactgcacaaggccgaagacatcggacgcacaagcgctgtggtgatcaagtggtttccggcccacatgggcagtgacgtgtcggaacgcgggaacgtgaaccacaacgaaacggccaactcggccgcgcgaggactaaccaaccgcgcagctgcaagcacggccgactcggagtgttggtcgcggtgcagtgccaaggacaagatgaccaccttcaacgaaatagtgaagtggtacagacttaacagacagactatgccgccacctcacccggggcttacccggaaggaggcagtgttatacaggcaattacagacggggtccctgctcaccccggtgctagctaaacacgtgtgtccgagcgtgtacgcgagtgacgtgtgtagactgtgcgctaaggagagagccaccgcggctcacatcctttgggactgtagtataaatccacgagaagccagcgagaaaacgacgatcccgccgcagctagaggctgcaacgaggagatatgaccaagatacacaactcaaggccgtccagcaggtctcggcagctctagagaggcagcgacctcgcgaaaccgaggagaaggggggcagcaccccgaggaagggggcggcggccctctcggatccgcggaagtag